A single genomic interval of Anopheles marshallii chromosome 2, idAnoMarsDA_429_01, whole genome shotgun sequence harbors:
- the LOC128707710 gene encoding PSME3-interacting protein, with protein sequence MASGFVSETEIAEARRKRQEEWEKVRTADEPIEAPEDEYDPRSLYDRLQEQKQKKDSEFEEAHKLKNMIKGLDDDEVEFLDLVDKNRMQAERQAQLEEQKELNEFRAKVATLQEKRLDEQIQHQVSKPKPTKSHITSTRLSQKQILAGVVRKRKLEPESDPKDSNKSPEKVAPTATKPANETDSSANATVKSSAAMRVIGILPGMGSYNYNDDDSDSDNSSEDSDLDDSHEYDWIGRKIRKTCEGGNK encoded by the exons ATGGCAAGTGGGTTTGTGTCGGAAACGGAAATCGCTGAAGCTCGTCGCAAAAGACAAGAGGAATGGGAAAAAGTTAGAACCGCAGATGAGCCAATAG AGGCTCCAGAAGATGAGTATGACCCGCGATCACTGTACGACAGGTTGCAAGagcagaaacagaaaaaggaCAGCGAATTTGAAGAAGCACATAAACTCA AAAACATGATCAAAGGATTGGACGATGATGAAGTGGAATTTCTAGACTTGGTTGACAAAAATCGAATGCAAGCAGAAAGACAAGCGCAGCTGGAAGAACAGAAAGAATTGAATGAGTTTCGTGCGAAGGTCGCCACATTACAAGAGAAACGGTTAGATGAG CAAATCCAACATCAAGTTTCCAAACCAAAGCCCACAAAATCACACATCACGAGTACACGGTTAAGCCAGAAGCAAATTCTTGCCGGTGTTGTGCGTAAGCGTAAATTGGAACCTGAAAGTGATCCTAAAGACTCAAACAAATCACCTGAGAAGGTTGCACCCACTGCAACCAAACCTGCCAATGAAACCGATAGTTCAGCGAACGCAACAGTCAAGAGCAGTGCGGCAATGCGCGTCATCGGAATACTGCCGGGTATGGGATCGTACAAttacaatgatgatgattccgATTCGGACAACAGTTCAGAAGATTCGGATCTCGATGACAGTCACGAGTACGATTGGATAGGACGGAAGATCCGCAAAACGTGCGAGGGTGGTAACAAATGA
- the LOC128707956 gene encoding tubulin-specific chaperone E, which produces MILQNHLEHGVRVKVGHHFGTVRYVGEVPNTEGDWIGIEWDDPERGKHSGTVNGVQYFQTSAPTAGSMIRSEKLTKFQTLEQAITEKYTMTEDTLRLDSEMIRAVQKQLHAPLFEIVGMEKVGGKQSNLQQLVDVSVRYCPVNVAGDLSSFVNLQMLDVSATLLWNWTVVANIAEQIPTLQELNLSNNRFVDPYEEQISMLAQKFQNIRKIILRSCALRSWSELVRLARMWPAIEYLSLEQNDIGYIEDEAPYIVALSRLKHLDLQNNSVRDVESVRNLGKLPALEELLLNGNGIREVRFTDCPHNEKVDLFRQLRTIYLRDNPLQDQCSTFNELDKLARLEHVTLDPDPAVSYEETVARIVGSIGGLRMFNRSTISEKLRRDSECDMWKLYANQWAEVRNDAQRLKAFFKAHRMYPRVMERLGSPEQFLPDTRKVTNMIHLQLLNEKTVELREKKVPKRINLHTLQNLIVKLFGLPDCTSSLRLYLLDRKRKVRIPLENHGKSLDFYSVEDNDTIVFE; this is translated from the exons ATGATACTCCAAAACCATCTCGAACATGGTGTCCGCGTTAAAGTGGGCCACCACTTTGGAACGGTTCGCTACGTGGGCGAG GTACCAAACACGGAAGGCGACTGGATTGGCATCGAATGGGATGATCCTGAACGGGGTAAACACTCGGGCACGGTCAACGGTGTGCAGTATTTCCAGACAAG CGCACCGACGGCAGGTTCGATGATACGCAGTGAGAAGCTCACCAAATTCCAAACACTCGAGCAAGCCATCACAGAGAAGTACACCATGACAGAAGATACGCTACGGCTGGATTCGGAGATGATCCGTGCGGTACAGAAGCAACTCCATGCACCGTTGTTTGAGATTGTTGGCATGGAGAAGGTGggaggaaaacaaagcaatttGCAGCAGCTGGTGGACGTTTCCGTGCGCTACTGTCCGGTAAATGTGGCTGGAGATCTGAGCAGTTTCGTTAATCTGCAGATGCTCGACGTGTCCGCGACGCTCCTGTGGAACTGGACCGTCGTTGCGAATATTGCCGAACAGATACCGACACTGCAGGAGCTGAATTTATC GAACAACCGTTTCGTTGACCCGTATGAAGAGCAGATCAGTATGTTGGCGCagaaatttcaaaacattcgcaaaaTCATTCTCAGAAGCTGTGCGCTCCGGTCGTGGAGTGAATTAGTCCGCTTGGCACGAATGTGGCCCGCAATTGAATATCTTTCCTTGGAGCAAAACGACATCGGGTACATCGAGGACGAAGCCCCCTACATCGTGGCGCTTAGTCGTCTGAAGCATCTCGATCTGCAAAACAACTCGGTACGGGATGTGGAATCGGTGCGCAATCTTGGTAAACTGCCAGCTCTCGAAGAGCTGCTACTGAACGGGAACGGTATCCGCGAGGTACGGTTCACGGACTGTCCACACAACGAGAAGGTGGATTTGTTCCGGCAGTTGCGCACAATCTACCTGCGGGACAACCCACTGCAGGATCAGTGCAGTACGTTTAACGAACTGGACAAGTTGGCCCGCCTGGAGCACGTTACACTCGATCCGGATCCTGCCGTAAGCTATGAGGAAACGGTAGCAAGAATCGTCGGATCGATCGGTGGTTTACGCATGTTCAATCGTTCCACGATCAGCGAAAAGTTACGCCGCGATTCCGAGTGCGACATGTGGAAACTGTACGCGAACCAGTGGGCGGAAGTACGCAACGATGCACAGCGATTGAAGGCGTTCTTCAAAGCGCATCGCATGTATCCGCGTGTGATGGAGC GGTTGGGCAGTCCGGAGCAATTTCTGCCCGATACGCGCAAGGTAACGAACATGATCCATCTGCAGCTGCTGAACGAAAAGACGGTCGAACTGCGGGAAAAGAAAGTCCCGAAACGGATCAATTTGCACACGCTCCAGAATCTGATAGTGAAGCTGTTCGGTTTGCCGGACTGTACGTCCTCGTTACGGTTGTACCTGCTGGACAGGAAGCGTAAGGTGCGAATACCGCTGGAAAACCATGGCAAAAGTTTGGACTTTTATTCGGTTGAGGATAACGATACGATCGTGTTCGAATAA